The sequence GCCGCCGCCCACGCGTGGTCGCGATCGCCACTACCGAGGAACCGAAACATCAACACAACTAAATCATTTTAAGCCTGCGAATCTCGTTGATGTCTCTTGTACTGCGGCGGAGTACACTCAGCCTAAAATTCTTTATTGTCATTTTAATCTTTGAAACACCCCTTATAGTAACACGAGcagtacattatattttacacGCATTCAATTATCAAACCAGGTGCctacctataaaataattaacactgTTGTTTACATATTCTGGTGTACACCTACTTTGAATTGGAAACGATACGCACGCGTGCGCTGTCTCACAGCGCTTCGTATTGTTTCTTTACTTTGAAATTAAGCGATTTTTGATCGAGAATAAGCGATAGTTAGGTACACAACGAAACGGCAGCTCACGGTCATTGTCAATGTATTAAACAATTTGAATAGACTATAGTAAGCACGGCAGCGAGCACGCTGGTGTGCGCGCTGCAGGGCTGCTCAAGATAACTGGTCTTACCACTTGTTtgctttcatttatttttggccTTAACCAAACACAATGACGCAAAAAAACAACTTGAATAGAAATAATACTTAAGTATTGGCTGAATGTTTTTAAGTAGGAAATATTTAAGCTGTTACGATGTAACGGGAACTTTGGCCTTTCCTTATCGTCACTTTTGGTGTTATCGTGGCTGCTATATTTATAACTGACGATTATGTTCTCGGAGCACCAGCACGTCTTGCGACGTAGCCGCCGCTGTCCGCCGCTCGCCACATTAGCATGCCGCGACACCTGCTATGgacatgtttaatttaatacatacataataaatcgCTTCCGTGCGCATATCCATTACGAACCAATAGTATTATTCAAATATCAAGTTTTCAATATCTCCACCAATATTGTATTTCCTacctgtatgtaggtacatcttATATAGTTACTTGCCATATCTGTATGTAGATATAGAAACAATTGGTTTCGTTACACAGCATTCACTTCCAAGTCAATATATATGTCAATGTCACCTCACCTACATACATCCTACCGTTTAGGTTTACTATCCTACCGATACGACTTCCTGAACAATTGAGTTTTCTAATGGTGACAAAGTCTCGTAGCCACCATTCTATCACACGTGTAGCTAGGCCCCTCGACCACGGCTACTTGTTGTAGCGATGCAGTCGCGCGCGCGTAGGCATCGATGCCGCTAGCTGTGTGCCCTCGCTCACGGGACCAGATTCAGTCGCGATGCAAACGCGATTCCCTCACAGTCAAAGTTACAGCATTTATTAGGTTTTGTAAaacatagataaaaataaaattcctccCACCTGTTCTCGCTCTGATGTCGTCCGACGCGGCCGCGTGTGTCTAGCGATACAATCGCGATGCAGCTTCAAATGCGACTCACGCGTTACAAGACGCAGTCGCGAGTTTGCTAAGCGCGCCCCTGCATCGCTACAAAATGTCGCCCTGGGCGAGAGGGGCCAAATCATTGAATAGTTAACGCACTCGAAATTGCTTGAATGCCTTATATAACTAGTTGGCTGCAACATAGATAGGCATAACAATTCCacccctactaatattataaatgttacgctttcacgtctaaaccactggggcccgattctcctaattttacttaagcgacatacgattcacgttcgactgcgatccaatcccgactcgattacgattgataTGTATGTGGcgttccgcaattttttctttgaaataaacgtttttatccttttctgtcattcaataatgaatcattttgtctgcaaatgattaactattgcaatatgattgtagagcaaactaccgtataggcCAAATGGCAAActaatcgaatgtcattggaatacgattggtcttaaattagtagcagaatgcccgctaaggttaaattaaaactgctattgcgattcaattttgacgtTATTAActaaacaggggcccgattctcctaagttaataatgtcaaaattgaatagaaatcgaatcgcaatatgatcgcaatagcagttttaaccatatcgggcattctgctactaatataagaccaatcgtattccaacgacattcgattggtttgcgattgctggggcccgattctcctaagttaataatgtcaaaatcgaatagaaaacgaatcgcaatatgatcgcaatagcagttttaaccatatcgggcattctgctactaatataagaccaatcgtattccaacgacattcgattggtttgcgattgctggggcccgattcgcctaagttaataatgtcaaaatcgaatagaaaacgaatcgcaatatgatcgcaatagcagttttaaccatatcgggcattctgctactaataaaagaccaatcgtattcgattgacatttgattggtctgctattttggtgattttggtctatacggtagtttgctgtcaTGTGCATTAGTGATCTCTGCCCAATTTCATGCAGAAGTCTACttagcaatttttatttactttctctaGTCATTTTGAAGTAGGTAACTGGCAAAAGACTAATTGGCTTATAGGATGTGATTTGATGTGGATATGATGTTGTTATACATGCGGTAATGCAGACAGCGTGCACGTTGCAGAGTCGGAGGAGCGCGGCGTGGCCGCGTGGCTGCGGCGCTGGTGGCGCGCGCTGCTGGCGGAGCTGCTGGCCACGGCGCTGCTGGTGTGGCTGGGCGTGGCCGCCATGATGCCGGTGCGCGGGCCCGGCTCCGTGCTGCTGGCGCACCCCGCCATGGCGTTCGGCTTCGTGGTGGTGGGCAACGCCGTCGCCTTCGGGCCCGCGTCGGGCGCGCACATGAACCCCGCCGTGACGCTGGCGGCGCTGCTGCACGGGCAGCtgggcgcggcgccggcgctgGGCTACGCGCTGGCGCAGCTGCTGGGCGGCGTGCTGGGCTTCGGCGCGCTGCTGGGCACGacgccggcggcggcggcgctggcgcCGGCGGGCTGCACGCTGCCGGCGCCGCACGTGTCGGCGCTGGCGGCCGTGGCGCTGGAGGCGGCCAGCACGGCGGTGCTGGCGCTGGCGTGCTGCGGCGTGTGgagcgcggcggcgcggggcgagCACGACCCCGCCGCGCCCATCAAGCTGGGTCTGGTGGTCGCCGGCCTCGTCTACGCAGCGGTAACTGCTACCACGAGCACTTCCTAACATTATCTATTACGGTTATACCCACATGTAAGTGGAGTACATATGGGAGTGTACGTATGTCATGTATAGGAGTATTAACTAAGAGAGTACCCGCATAAGAATTGggcataagggagtatatagggggaaaaaattattttattaaaatgactcAAGACACATGGCTCCTTCGATTATAAATTAAAGCTTATGTTCGCCAAAACGTTGACGCCTTCGTCGATAACAACACAAAGTCCAAATTTTTGTATgtgttacagccaaagtgattaaatatatattatacataatcactGGTCATTATATGTAATTCCCAAATTGATCTgaaatgtgataaattaattactttatctggatattatttataatagcaggtcaaagttagccaaagtaataaatatggtaggtaCTACTAACTTGGTACTGACTAATTCTTAAAAACGGCTCAAGTTATTGCCgactttttttatgataaatcatcaaatgattcctcccgctggggtttagcagcgtgaaggagtgtcagactgttagtgacttaaacccactggggtttgctgaatcttttcgaagagcgcgtggaacaacgcttGACGGGCCCGTGTCTTCTAAGAGACggaaggacgatgagccacccgcacaaaccgcccacagacccacgcctacgatgGCCGGGAGACGTCCCTTGACACcgggcgcccgtggtgtcttccacgtccgtggcagcagctgggatgagaggtgtgaacttctctagcgtctgcatgagatgacggcatcccattacctctcaccccggaccatggcttgaaacAGGGCCGGgcacgagaggtcgccgctgcctattgcctcgacgaggacacggcggtgcccttcccaggcAGGGCACACCTGAACTGTGAGGTTCACCGTGTCCTCCGGGCCGTCTCTATAGTGGCCCGAGCCAACACCTCAAAGAGAGGActtttcgctactattatggCGTGCCCTGCTCTGggctaactagcctttttcgaattatattaaagtcagctaccagacactttagttagttaacatgaaaaaataattgttttattacattatccaagtctatggagatattatataaaattgctagttaatgtgattaattctgtatcaattatcactttatccaaattgagtagatattacaaataatagctagataatatatataatatttagacTTAtaactttggctgtaacatatgcATTATGGAAAGCTAGCTAGGATAATGTCTCCTGTACGATTGCCACACGCAACCCAGATTTTGCTTTACGAAGAGTAGAAAACGACCTCCCAGCGGTGGCTATGCTAATTGAGTTTCCAGAAGCTACTTatttcaaaggttttttttatttgataaggaCAAATGTTGGTCGCATGACTCAAAATGACAAAATTGATTTCACATTCCTCTTTTCATTTGGTCATCTTTGAGGAATAATCGTCAGTGTATCAACCACCCGTCACAAGTAAACGAGGGTTGTAGGCATGGGCACAGAGACCACTGCGGTTTGTATGTGTGTTGCAGGGACACGCGACGGGCGCCAGCCTCAACCCGGCGCGCAGCTTCGCGCCCGCGCTGCTGCACGCGCACTGGGACTACCACTGGGTGAGTGTGCGCCGGTGTGACGCCGGCGTGTGGGGAGGCGCGGCAGTAGCTACAGCGGGGTGTGTTGCAGGTGTACTGGGCGGGCCCGCtgggcggcgcggcgctgggcgcgcTGCTGCACCGCTGGGTGCTGACGCCGCGCCCCGAGCTGCCGCACGACCAAGACCTGCCGCTGCGGGATAAGGCCGACCAGCCCTAGTCGCTTTCATCTTCCTAACCAGCTCCATGAACTTCATTGAAAACTTATTGCCGGTACCTAGCGGAATCATTGCTTACATTGAAAAAGACCTGtttaaatgataaattatatttattttgcaaattggtTGGAATCAACATTTTCAAACGACTTTTTCAAAAGTGAAATAAGATCACCATCTCCTCACCACTTTCGAGTGATTCGAAAAGGACTTCTCATAGTACTCAAGGAAGATATGAGGCCCGCGAAGCATACTGCCACTTTAACCAAACACACTTTGAGCACAACTCAGGCCTCCAATATACAGGCTCCGCCTAATTTGGGAACCTACGCTTCAATAAGACAATTATGTTAATCTTCTATTGTGGTGACAAcaatatacctaaatataaGGGTTCGGTACCCAAAAACGGGACGCTTTTACTACTTTTACTAATTTGTGCCTCGAAGACCTACAGTTTTGCTATTATCCGGGTGTTCatttgaaaaatactgaaacaaaGGCTCAAATGTCTATCGGTATGTGAAAAAGCAAAGTTATCAACTTTTTGAAAGTGAAAAGATACGCGATGAAGTTTGTATGGAATTTAATGTGCCAAAATTGAATCTTTGTAGAATATAtgtagtaatattatttttgtgactttatacctactaataaaagCGCA is a genomic window of Helicoverpa zea isolate HzStark_Cry1AcR chromosome 6, ilHelZeax1.1, whole genome shotgun sequence containing:
- the LOC124631087 gene encoding lens fiber major intrinsic protein-like; the protein is MPRHESEERGVAAWLRRWWRALLAELLATALLVWLGVAAMMPVRGPGSVLLAHPAMAFGFVVVGNAVAFGPASGAHMNPAVTLAALLHGQLGAAPALGYALAQLLGGVLGFGALLGTTPAAAALAPAGCTLPAPHVSALAAVALEAASTAVLALACCGVWSAAARGEHDPAAPIKLGLVVAGLVYAAGHATGASLNPARSFAPALLHAHWDYHWVYWAGPLGGAALGALLHRWVLTPRPELPHDQDLPLRDKADQP